Proteins from one Actinomycetota bacterium genomic window:
- a CDS encoding F0F1 ATP synthase subunit epsilon, producing MAENRLEVHVVTPEREVWTGEADMVVARAADGEVGILPGHAPYLAVLAPGPLRIKDGGNEERAAVDGGFLHVNDDRVDVLAEHALLASEIDAGRERSRREDLERRFREEPTDEVRVELAVVEARIRVVEPGS from the coding sequence ATGGCGGAGAACCGGCTCGAGGTGCACGTGGTCACGCCGGAGCGCGAGGTGTGGACGGGCGAGGCCGACATGGTCGTGGCCCGTGCCGCCGACGGCGAGGTCGGCATCCTGCCCGGCCACGCGCCGTACCTGGCGGTGCTCGCGCCGGGGCCGCTTCGGATCAAGGACGGCGGGAACGAGGAGCGTGCCGCGGTGGACGGCGGGTTCCTCCACGTGAACGACGACCGCGTGGACGTCCTGGCCGAGCACGCGCTGCTGGCCTCGGAGATCGACGCAGGCCGGGAGCGGTCGCGCCGGGAGGACCTGGAACGGCGGTTCCGGGAGGAGCCCACCGACGAGGTCCGGGTCGAGCTCGCCGTCGTCGAGGCCCGCATCCGGGTCGTCGAGC